A window of Malania oleifera isolate guangnan ecotype guangnan chromosome 2, ASM2987363v1, whole genome shotgun sequence genomic DNA:
TTATCAAACAATGGTGGGTTACTACTAGATCTATCGGAAGGGAGCTCTAGGCATAGAGAGGGATTCGAGCAACAATGGAAAAGAGGAAGGTTTTTGTTTCTCATTCCTCTCGCAATCTTCTAGTGTTTGGAAAAAGAGTAAAAcagttttcaaaaattcaatctcGATGCTTCAATTAAGCAGAGAGCAGTAGTTTATTGTGGTTGCTAGTTGGCATAGTGCACTTGTAGCAAATGAGCttaatgtaattttttatttttgtgacacCCTTTAGGGTGGTTGATTTCTTGTACTTTAaattggcatccccttgatgccctccTAATATATACTTTctttactaataaaaaaaaatacaaggcaTAACCTTGTTGTAATTCTATAAAAGCACTTGATAAAGAAATTGATTAGTggtagtttaaattttttttaaaacaatatttgTGAATTTTAAAGGTAGTAAGTCATCTTAACAGTTTTCCTCCTTTTCAGTTAACAAGATTTagagaaaaatttataaaaactagAAGTGTATAGTTACAACATTTACAGTAAATAAAGTAATGATAATGATTTCTCAGGTGTCAAAAATAGCtaaattttgtgtggaattacgAAAACAGACGACCAAACATTTCAACAACTTCACAATTTTGAAAAAGCCATGCATGTGTGCATGGGAGTGGATGGTGATAGCGAAGTGATTAGTATACCTTGACATGCACTGCACTTGACTGCATTCCTGCAGATCATACCAGAGAACAGATTAGTAGGTTGAAAAGCACATGAAGAAAACaaagaacccaaaaaaaaaaggacagAAGAATTACCTAATAAAAACATTCAATTGACATGAAGCACAAGAGCACATGTCCAAATTGTCTCTCTTGCGTGCAAGATAGGAGAATATATCCCTGCGGGAAGCTTTCAGTTGCCTTCTTTGCAAGACCGATAATCCATTAGAGGGTTTCCCATCAGAAGGCAATAGCACTTCCACTGACCTTtcttcatactccttaatcaaaTATAATGGAATATGAATTTCCAAAAACCAATACTTATCCTTTCCATCTTGGTTTTCCTCTACTTCTATTATATTCTTCATGACGCGGGATGGGAGATGCTTTTGATTCCCAAAAGCAACTCCATATCTTATCATGTTATCCACAATTTTCTTATCACAGATAAATGCATTTCTAAAGGCAGAAGCTTCTGTTTCAGGACCTTTGCTATCCTGGAGATTCTGCTCAGGACGAGGAATATCACTCCATCTTACATGAAGGTCTAGGTATCTAACCTGATGCAAATGTGTTTATAACATCAAAACATCAGAAGACAAAAAGGTATTCTGAACAGTTCAGATATTAATTTGCCACATAAAAGAGGAAACAGGGGATAAGATAAATGTAACTGCAAGTGGAAATACAAACCAACCTGAAGTGCAAGCTGTGATGCATTCTTACTCATTTCAACAGCAGCTCTCCAAACTGCCTGCCTGCTTCTTTTAGGAATCTCAAAAGATTCAGCATAATACATTCCAGAAATCTTTCTAGTGCCACCTGATGAACCATAAAACAAGTCTATTATCATGGTTTTTGGTCCAGCAAGTTTATAATTCttatataaaagaaaatgaaagtaTCCATAATAAAAAGATAATAATGACAAAGCACAAGAAGTTAACAAAATGTTTAACGTGCAGGGGTGGTGGGCAAGTTACCTTGTCGGGCTGCCTTTTTAACCATTGAGTATGGCAAAATTCCTTTCTGGAAAATAACCTTTGACCGCTTCCCTCCTCGCCACCACTTAAAATCAACTAGTTTTTCATTCCTATACCCATCTGTAACTTCAGAAATTGCAGACTGTTTTCTACCTCGCCTGCTACTTGGTCCACGTCTCTGAGTAAATACAACAGCACATGCAGTATTTGGGACTACAGAAGATTCAACCAACCAATTATCCACCAGCTTAACCCAATCCCCAGAGAAAGCAATGGTCCGAATGTTTTCCTCAAACTGCAAATTTAAAACAATAATGACATCAACATAAAGCATACAACGATAAAAATGTAATACATATCACCTGGCACAATGATTATCCCTTAGCAACCTGTATCTGAGGCATATACAACTTATTAGGTTTTTAATAAGTCATAACCCCTCTTACAAGTTACTTTTAGCCTTTCCCACGTACAACTATTGCCATGTGGTGCACATAGCCAAGTCATCTAAGATTAAGGGTGTGCAGAAATCATCATAAAACTGGATAAATGCACCAAACCAATTGATTTTGGTTGAGTCAGTTCATTTTTATGGGCTTGTTGGCTAAATTGGTTCAGTTCAGAAAAGATTTCAAGAAAAATCTGTTGAGGGGTTGGTTTTGGCTTTGGCTATTGGAATCCAGATAAACAGTATAAGCGGACTAATCATATATGATTTTTAAGAACCTACGTAAATTAGCAGCTTTTTCCTCCATCAATTCATTAGTTAATTATGCCCACTCGCCCAAATTTCGCTGGAATTAAGCTGCTCTGCACTCCAGCCTCCTAGGCCCTAGTATTTTCTTCCCACATTCCCCACTCTCACCCAGCAACTTATTTTTGTTTCACAATCAAACTCTTATCTCTGCCTCATAGATTGGCGCAAGCTTTGTCACAGTGAATCTGGCAACTGTTGCATCGTAGGGTGACCAGTCTCTCTAAAACCAACAATTTCAGTTTCATTAGTTCAGTTTGCATCTGTAATTTGCCTCTGCCAATTCCCTAGCCCTTCCAACCAAATCAACCAACTGCACACCCCTATATATGATGAATCACTCATAGTGTTGCCTCCTGTTTCCACCTAACTGCATGCTTGGGATAAATTGCCACTTCCACACTCTCTAGTCTTCCATCCATCTCATAATCCTCACTGTATTGATACTATGACCCAACAAAATGCTACAAAGCATCTCTCTACTTCCTAAGGCTTAAAGTCTGAGTTTTAGTCCCTCCCATTACAAGTGATTAAACTAAGATAACAAAAACTGCTACCTTTGCATATCAATCAAAACCAAAACAGGGAAAAAAGGGGGGAGGGGGAAAAGGAAAAACTTATGATCATCCTTTGGTATGCATTGGCTGTAAAACACAAAAATTCTCACGTCATTGTACTATTAAATAAATACAGAACTATTTCTAGCCCGAAATTTTCAAGCTTCTTTCTAGACTTCTATTCCTAGTATCTACCATAAACATGTACCATGTTTCATCCTGTTTGTGTCCAACTGAATCATTCACGtgttatttaaaaacaaaaacaaaaacagggaaaagaagaagaagaagaagaagaaagaaaaagaaagaaaagtcgAGTTTATGCCAAACCTTCTTCTAACATATTACAATCAAAAGCTAATCTACCTCCCACCCAATTATATGCAAGGTCAAGGTGTCAGATCCCATATTGGGCATGCACTTGGGAGGTCTGGCCATGTAAGGACGGTTTAGGCTTCAACTTGAGGTGCCTTTTTTGGCACAAAACAATGATGACCAATGCACAGATAATACCTCCAAAGTTGGACTGAGAGCCTGAGCATTACAACTGGTATTAAAACCATCCTAGGGATATTGCCATGTAAGAGAATCCTACAACAAGGTGTCGGTCCCACATAGAAGCATGGACCACTCTCCAAAAATCAGATAAGAGAGTCTATCATGACCCTACATCAAGCATATAGGTTTAGATTTTTAACCTTATGAGTTATGAGGTGCCTTTTGTTGGGGGAGGTGGGATAAAGTGAGGCCCAATGGAGCAAAGCAAGCACTGGGATTGGGCTGAGACCATTACACAAGGCAAAATTCAATGCCATCATATAAGCAGATATTCTAAAATACAAAATGTTGAAACATATGTCTCAAGTTACATTAGAAAAGAAGTGTGAATTCAAATATATACAAAAAATTTCAATGaactttataaaaattaaaatgtccAAATATAGATTTTCTAGTACACAGAATTCAAAATTTTGCAATTAAAAATGGAACCAATCATACAAAGCATAAATTCAAAAACAAACAACAAAGTCTGTATAGGTAAATCTTACAAAAAAGCaaactaaaaatcaaatttgATGGTAGATCAGGAATTAGAGCAatgctttcatcttcttcttcaatcTTAATTGCAATTAGTTGCTTCAATAAAGATTCTATCAACTAATATAGCCATATAGCTACTCATCAAAGCCGTCAAGACATGTCTATGGTCCAAACCCAATCCCAAGAACCAAATTGCCTTGAACACTAAAGTATCATGATTAAGACACAGTGTTCAAAATTTACAAAGACATAATGATTGAAAATCGTTAGTTTTAATGGTGCAAAGAAAAAGGGCTTCAACTCTAATATGCAATAGCACGAGGTCTAATTTGTAAACTCTTATTTAAAAcctaatacaaaaataaaattttggctaTTAATTACTCGATAAAATGCAAAAAAGAAGTCATTATTGAATTAAATTTTGGTAATAAGTGACATAAAATTAAGtatcaacaacaacaaaccaagtgTCTTAAGTCCGACTACGTGGGGCTGGCAACATGAAACCTTTTCTATAAATTTACACAATCTTGGGCAATTTCCTCCAACAATTTAGgtgctattaaatccttactccaAGTTATTATAGGTCTACCTATACCCCTTATGGTGCAACTTATAGTAACTAGCTCACTTCTCCTcatttgatgtaatatttggcCTACGTTACACATGCCCAATCCATCTAAGACATCCCTTCCTTATCTTGTCTTCTACAAGTACTATGCTTatcgcaaatatgttcatttcttaaatTATCTTTTAATGTCATATcattcatccaccttagcattcccATTTTAGAAACTTATAGTTTTTAGATATGCtatttcttagttgcctaacattctaatccatatagcatagctggtcttataaccTTATATAAAAACTTCTTAATTTTAAGAGTTCACGTAACATGcccaaagcacttctccattttaccacCCTGCTTGCTTTCTCTTTCAGCTTATacaatagatccaaggtatcaaaatctagtagtgctattaatttctacAAGCACTATGTTTATCGcaatgttcatttcttaatttatcttttaatgtcaTATcattcatccaccttagcattcccATTTTAGAAACTTCTAGTTTTTGGATATGCtatttcttagttgcctaacattctaatccatatagcgtagctggtcttatagccttATATAAAAACTTCCTTCTTAATTTTAAGAGTTCACGAAACATGcccaaagcacttctccattttaccacCCTGCTTGCTTTCTCTTTCAGCTTATacaatagatccaaggtatcaaaatctagtagtgctattaatttctaccatcaagtttaatcttttcttccaatattcctcctactaaaAATACATCTCATACACTTTATTTTAATTCTACCTAttctaaaacctctagattctaaaaaTTTTCTCTATAATTcaaacttagattctactccacccctagcttcatcaatcaagacaatatcataaacgaacatacaccatggaactttTGTTGGAAAAACCCTAGACTATCCCCTTAGAGTCTTAACACTAGTTATTACtctattgtacatatccttaatcaCACCAGTATAGCTACTATATactttctaaaacccaccaaatAACTTccttaggtactctatcataagctttctctaagtcaataaaaaccatatacaaGTCCCTCTTTTCCCTaatttttttcattaatcttcttaaaatacATACAGCTTATGTACTTGATACTCAAGAATAAACATAAAATTAACTAATAAAGTATCATCCAATTATAAATTTTCACaattatgagagagagagagagagaggactaaTATGCATATCATCAACATGTTAGGCTAGTTAAAAGATGAGGCTTCAAACACTTCAATTCTAAAGTAGAAAATTTATGCACTGCATAATCAGGCTGGCCATAACTCAAACCTCACCCAAGAACCTCATGGTCCTAATTACTTGGGCAGTCGTGCTTCAAATGCAGTGGCCAAAAACCATTTGCAAAGACTGATTCACAAAGTCTTCTAATGGAACAACGAAAATGGCCATCAAGTGCAATGAGCCAACGCAACCAGGTCTTATTCCATTCCATAAGCTCATTAATTTAAAACTAACAATAGAAGTTGGTAATTAATCATTTCATAAACTAAAACAAAGCAATTATAATTATGAACAATTTTTCGCAAGTACAAGTTTGAGCCAAGTACAGATTTTTCTAAAATTAAGTAGACTGATATTACTATGAACCAAGAAAAACATTACTCACATCAACAATAGAGATTCCAAGGAAAAATTAGAAGATAATAGGCTGTGTGTGAAAGATATCCCTATCTATTAGTAAAGATTAAAGAAGGCATTTTTTTGAATCACTATCAAAATTTTGTCTGTCCATTTCCCACAGAAATAGTATCTTTTAGCAATCTATAAAGCATTCAAAATGGAGCAGAAATTGgttcaacaataaaaaaaaaataccaaagaGAATGAACTATTATTAAAGATTAAAGAAGGCATTTTTTTGAATCACTATCAAAATTTTGTCCATTTCCCACAGAAATTGTATCTTTTAGCAATAtataaagcattcaaaatgaagcAGAGATTGGTTCAACAGTAATAAAAGACCAAAGAGAATGAACTTGTACCTTCCACATGCATATTGAACTTTAGAAATTTAAATCAGTAATAAAAATACATAGTTGACAGGAGCAAGGCAAATAATAATAACTTCACAGAGCACAACAAACTCTGCACAGTCCCCCAACCCCCTCCTCCCaccccctccaaaaaaaaaaaaaagaacacctaaaaaaagcaaaaaataaaaaataaaaaaacgaaAAAGAGTAAGGGTACAATGAACATCATACAGAATGTTAGAGGAGCACCTTCAAAATTAAAGAATCTCACTATGAGCAGTAACATCAGTAAGGGATGAACGCATGCAGCTTACTTTTATAATATGTCATTAATTCCCTATACAATtcacactcaccacacacatTTATTCACAACAAAGGCTGCAATTGAGACATAAAACATAAGCATTACTAAGCATGAAATAAAAAAGGTTATCAGGCAAACAGTTCATCCCAGCTTCCTAATTTTGAGTTGAGATAAAATTTCCATAAAGCCCCCTACCTATGTCATTGACCACATTACTGCAAGAGCATTTGTATACAGAGAAAAGTAACAGCAGAGAcattacaattttaaaaaaaaaaaactctttaaaaccaaaaaaaaaaaatgttttaaaagaagCCAAATGAAATTTGCACATAATGATATCTTGGGATGCCCCAGAAATCAAACACTTACTTCAAGCAAAAGAGCCTTTAGTGTACTGCAGCTTGAAGCCTGTTCTACATGTCTACGCCACTGTTTTCTAAAACTTTTATTCAAAAAACGTCCAACTATTAGACCACATAAACTCTCCTCCATGTATAAAATATATGTGGCAATGCTAGGTAGACTCCCCTTCCCATTCTTTACAAGGCGAAGGCCTGTGAGAATCTTCATAGCACCTTTAATGGCATTCAAGGCAGCTGAATTCAATAGACATGCTTTCTTGCTTGTAGCAGGGGCCTTGCAAGAAAGACACCAACCACACCTCTCCCTTGGAACTTCCACAATTTTCTTTTCAGAATTTGGCCAGAAAAAACGGATGGCTACGGATGAAAATGCTTTGAGTTGCAATGCAACACTAGCTGACAAAAGTTTCCTAGGATTGTCCAAAGCATGAGCATCAGAGGCCTGATTTTCCTCGGATGAAAGAACAGCCAGAATAGCAGCAGCAGATGCAGCAAAATCTCCATGGATATAATGATTTATGTATGCCTGAGGTTTGAAAGAAGATCCCATATATAGACAATCATCACTTGAATTTCTGCCACCTCTTCCACCAACTTCAAGATTACCTCCTCTACTTTGAGAAAACAGGCTTGCTGGCAAACTCATACCATTCACATGTTCAATATTATTACCATTGCTGTTTCCTGAGGTACAAGTGGTAAAGTCTATTACACTTCTATCTGCCAAGCTCTGGTGAGTTAAGTCTGATGGATCAGCTTGATGACTGATCGATCCAGTAGATATTGTTGGTTCCATTTTACCTAGTTCAGGGGGCAAAGCACCCATAAGAACCTGTTTTGTTGCTGTGTGACCTTCCCGATGCAGACTATTAAGGTTAGTAAAAGTCAATGTATCTAAGGAGGTATCGGGAAAAGTAGCTGCCATATTTTCCGCATTACCCTCAGTCAAGCCGCTTGCATAATTCTCACCCTCAACAATACTTTTATGGCTCTCCTTGCAAAGGGGAAATAGTAGAGTAGGAGACCTTGCAGGAAGAGAGAAAATATTGTCTGGGATTTCCCAATAATGCAAAATTGCCTTGCATATCCCCGAATAAAAAGCAGTATGCTGGACAGATGAACAAAGTAGGTGAAGTACCTTAGGAATGTCATTCCAATTATAATACCTGAAACATGATTCTGCATTTCCTGAAGCCTTCAGCCTGCAATCGTAAGTTTCAAAAGATCAGAACAGTGCTATTGAACAGATTACTAAGCATATGAAAACAAGCATTGGATGCAATGTAAAATGATCCACCTGAAAGGTGGGAGACGAATCCCCAAAAAAAGGAGCAATCTAAATAATGGTCGGaaacataatttaaataccaatGTTTCACACAGAAACCTACAAATAATCTGGTCAAAATGTCAAATATATGCAGAAAAAAGAGGTGAGGTAGAAACATACACAAGTAAGTGATTGCAAGTACCCAAAAATATTTGCTCATATAAATCAATGCCAAAGATTTCTGCTGCTCTTAGTGAGGTTCCTCTTGTAATTGTCGGCCCAATCTTGTTAAACGTACATTCAGGACAAAACCATGACCCTTCTGGTATTGACATTTTGCTTACACCTATACATCTTGAATGGTATGCAGATGGGCACCCATCACAGCAAAGCAAGGTTCCATCCATACCACAAAGGCGGCATTCATCACCATTTCCATCCAACTCAACATCAGCAGCATCCCTATCCAATACAAAACCTTTAGAACCCAAAGAACTTGAGCTACAAACTGATTTTGCCTTATGACTGTCAGCAATAATCTCAATAGCTTCTTGGTCCTTGCAAGCAGAAGTTTTAGAATATCTGGGATGCACCCTTCTTGGCCCATTTTCAATAGGATTAGCTGCAATTGCATCAGAATCAATTCCAACTTCTGATTCTTCACGCATGTCAATTTCTGCTCGTAGCTCAGCAGACTCCAAGACATCATCGCACAAAATTTGCAAAATCAACAACTTCCTTCCCACCGGTAAGCTATAATACTCCCTGTCTAAGACATCAGCATAAAATCCTTTCCATTCAGGCCCCTCCACGTACCCCATTATTGTTAAATAATGGATCAAATAAACAGGCCAAGTCAGCATATCGACCAAGCTCCAATCAACACACCTGCTGGTCAAGATGCCTATTAGTTATGAATGTGTATTGATGACGAAATAAACAAACACCtatataacaataaaaaaaaaagtggaccAAACCAGTCACATAAAAATAGTACTGGTCAAACATGCTACATTAGCTATCTAAAAAAtaggaaataaataaaattaaccttAATGCATGATGCAACTCTAATAAAGCAAGAAACTCCCATTGAATAGAGCATAATAAAACAATTTTTCCGATGAATGAGAGGTTTTCCATTCTCTAAGCAATCCAAAGAAGAGTATGATACATCATTCCCATCAGAAATTAAATTACACTGAAAAATCTCCAATTTTTTTGTGAATAATAGGGCATCACTGTAAAATAGACAGCTATCCAAGCAACACTACATCTTCTCCCATGACACTAGGGTAAGCAGGGTTGAACAGGCCTGAGAGGACCCAAGGAGTTCATCTGTACACTCAATCAGATTTGAAGCAAAGACCTACATTCTCACAGTGATTATCCCAGCTAAATGAGAAAATTTTAGCAAACAAACAAATTTGTTTGCACTATATTAAATCTTAATAAATGTATTTAAGCGTTGTTGCAAGAAATTATATTCGCCCATTTAGAGAGGGCCAGATGTTAATATCCTTAAACAAAAACATCAATACCTTAGACATTTTGATGCAAGCTCAGAACCATCAGAAGAGAGCTTTTCAAGATGTCGTCTCAATGCACGCATAAGAGCAACATGAATGGCATCCACCAATGTGTTTGGGACAACACAATTAATTGACCCCACAAAATCATCCAAACCAAATGGGCTCAAAAATAGTCTGATACTAAATGAGCGCAAAAAACTATATACTGAAAAAAGGTGAGAAGCATATTCCTCTGGAACACCTATGTTGCCTGAAGAAGGAGGCAACGGTGGCGGCGGAACAGCAGGGGTTTCAGCCTCCGAACCCAAACCATGATCATGAACATACTCGCAGGAATCACTAGATGAATCAGCATCGCCATCAACTTGAGCAACCGCTGCATCAGTTTCATGAGTTGGGCCACAACTTACTTCACTCAATGAAGACACTTCAGCCCTCTCTAACCCATTCGCCAAGTCCACTGCATTCGCTTCGGAATTTCTAGTCTTACTAACATCCTTGTTTGATATTAACTCATCTAACTTCTTCTTCCTTGTCATCAAGTGGTCATCAAACCCACCATCTGCAATAAGAAACTGGCGGACCTCACTGCTCTCCAGATCCTCGCAGTCCCCATCTTCATAATCAACTCTGTACAATCCACCATCATAAGACACAATTTTCCCAATAAAAACTCCACTCCCAACAAACTCCTTCTTCACATATCGCCCAATAAATGCCTTTGATCTCGTCTCAACTGCCCGCTTCTTCGTCTCTGGACCTATTTGCTGACCAGTGGAAACATTATTTTGACCCCCATTCCTTCGCCTTTTTCTCCCTCGACGCTCTACTTTGATTGCCGCAAATTCCATCGACCACTCACAATCACATCAATCAATCTCCGAAAATAACGCACACCTCCCTCAATTACTAGGGTTCCAAGAAAAAGCTCTCATTGATATTCCAGAGACTTCCCCGCGCAGAATCTAGGGTTTCTGCAAATCCAACGAACCAAAAAAATACGATGAATCAAAAAGCTTCTTAGGTCAATGGAACTTTAATCTTACAAACGTTTGCCGTAAATCGAAACGCATATACACATGCATACACAAATCCGAGAGAGGGATAGAGGGGGGGGGACTAGATCGTACCTTGCTAGGGTTTGAGAACCGCCACTGAAAGCGtcttgtgagagagagagaaagagggggaGGGGTAAGTGTGGTGTGCTTTGCAGCCCTTATTAGGGGAGACCAACGGCCCCGTCCACACTCTTGTGCCGAGTTATAATGCGGAGCAACGTGTTTTGCTTTGACTCGGGATACGCCGCCTCCTGGTTTCCGTCCGACTCGTCCGATCCTGTTCCTACCCAACTCGGTCATCTCTCCATGCTTCATTCTCttgattaataattaattataaattaatgccacattattaatattaataaaataaattgagaAAGAAGAAGTTCATTAAGGTGGCATTTagttttggaaattttttagcctcctttaaatcaaaattttgatttgaaccaaaaataaaattaataaaataagaatgagcttatttttattatattatttgttcaaATCCAACActctaaaattaaaaaattgttctgattttaattcaaaaaattacatTTTAATGATGCATAAAATTACAAATTTATGCTCTAAATTTATTGTatgctttattttatttcttactttctttgacaaccaaaaatattaaattgtttcatactttttttctaatatttttcatgttcTAAATAAAAAATAGGTTCCAATTACATCACGGATTTTGagataccaaaaaaataaaataattttaaaaattatttatttattctatattaaaatactaaaataaaaaactatttaatttaattaaaatatgaaaataactttttaaattatgcataaaaCAAAACTCATGTTCATTAacttacagtatatatatatatatattcacattcctccataacaaaaataaataattgattataatatcatgtaaataatataatactataatattgAAATAAATGCTTTTGTATGTGATGAACTAACACAGTTTTTCACCTATGTTTTCATGGGCACACTAGCTTCGTGTTTGTAGGCTTTGAGTGAACTTAAtacaaaatcatatttaatttgtACAAATCTATGCTAGTTCAAATAATAGGTTCGAAATTTACGCTCATTGCtcaacataaattttaaaaaatctcattTAACTTTTTACATAATTTATATGTTAAATCAaatgcaaaatttcatattctaTCCAACAACAACTAACATGACATTTATGCTTCAAAGCGGCAAAGATTGCAaagtaaatattataaaaaaaatatcacaaaaatataaatttaaagatGTAAGTAGGGGAGAAGAGTCACATACTTATTTTATGAGGCCAAATTTGAGTAAAGACTAAAAATTACCAACTTAATCTAATGTAAGAAAGGAAACGATAGAGCTTAGGGCCTAGGGGATCGATGCTCCTCTCTGATCTGCGCTCAATTTGATGTGCACTCTAAAAAATATCAATTCctcaaatattattttgaaaacatattgAGTTTCACTAATCAAACAATGTCTCCATTAACAAACAAATTCTTCttttaaatatacaataaaacaATAACAACGAAAAAATCAAGTCTTAATCTCACTAAGTAGGGTCGATTATATTAATCATTTTCCGCTAATTTATGcaatcatagaccatt
This region includes:
- the LOC131149399 gene encoding DDT domain-containing protein PTM isoform X1, whose amino-acid sequence is MEFAAIKVERRGRKRRRNGGQNNVSTGQQIGPETKKRAVETRSKAFIGRYVKKEFVGSGVFIGKIVSYDGGLYRVDYEDGDCEDLESSEVRQFLIADGGFDDHLMTRKKKLDELISNKDVSKTRNSEANAVDLANGLERAEVSSLSEVSCGPTHETDAAVAQVDGDADSSSDSCEYVHDHGLGSEAETPAVPPPPLPPSSGNIGVPEEYASHLFSVYSFLRSFSIRLFLSPFGLDDFVGSINCVVPNTLVDAIHVALMRALRRHLEKLSSDGSELASKCLRCVDWSLVDMLTWPVYLIHYLTIMGYVEGPEWKGFYADVLDREYYSLPVGRKLLILQILCDDVLESAELRAEIDMREESEVGIDSDAIAANPIENGPRRVHPRYSKTSACKDQEAIEIIADSHKAKSVCSSSSLGSKGFVLDRDAADVELDGNGDECRLCGMDGTLLCCDGCPSAYHSRCIGVSKMSIPEGSWFCPECTFNKIGPTITRGTSLRAAEIFGIDLYEQIFLGTCNHLLVLKASGNAESCFRYYNWNDIPKVLHLLCSSVQHTAFYSGICKAILHYWEIPDNIFSLPARSPTLLFPLCKESHKSIVEGENYASGLTEGNAENMAATFPDTSLDTLTFTNLNSLHREGHTATKQVLMGALPPELGKMEPTISTGSISHQADPSDLTHQSLADRSVIDFTTCTSGNSNGNNIEHVNGMSLPASLFSQSRGGNLEVGGRGGRNSSDDCLYMGSSFKPQAYINHYIHGDFAASAAAILAVLSSEENQASDAHALDNPRKLLSASVALQLKAFSSVAIRFFWPNSEKKIVEVPRERCGWCLSCKAPATSKKACLLNSAALNAIKGAMKILTGLRLVKNGKGSLPSIATYILYMEESLCGLIVGRFLNKSFRKQWRRHVEQASSCSTLKALLLEFEENIRTIAFSGDWVKLVDNWLVESSVVPNTACAVVFTQRRGPSSRRGRKQSAISEVTDGYRNEKLVDFKWWRGGKRSKVIFQKGILPYSMVKKAARQGGTRKISGMYYAESFEIPKRSRQAVWRAAVEMSKNASQLALQVRYLDLHVRWSDIPRPEQNLQDSKGPETEASAFRNAFICDKKIVDNMIRYGVAFGNQKHLPSRVMKNIIEVEENQDGKDKYWFLEIHIPLYLIKEYEERSVEVLLPSDGKPSNGLSVLQRRQLKASRRDIFSYLARKRDNLDMCSCASCQLNVFIRNAVKCSACQGYCHMDCTINSTVHTGVEFEILITCKLCYNANASTQNENSNESPTSPLPSQGLEYQNVVTVNKSAKQKRSHPTAGVKTLESSETKLASSVPSLATKRQRSKCSWGIIWRKKNTEDTGFEFRLKNIILKGNPDMNWSKPVCHLCRKPYNSDLMYICCETCRNWYHADAVELVEAKIFDVAGFKCCKCRRIRSPVCPYMDPESRRPESKKSRSKASKQASVGVDSNSGPVSDQSKEWKDSMFMEPTTPILVPEEELFAEPTAPEEKVIVQEDDSHLLSVSRADQIKEPKSEENLECDASFAPGPQKLPVRRQVRREDGDGYSENSPSCIQLSTPLEADNQTNSPVKPSSPILEWDASINGVGDEMMFDYEDLSYEDMEFEPQTYFSFRELLASEDGGQLDGVDASVGLSGNHENLYSANSQDGVPEQYGLVASDDQQDPSISVEPVFDIVHCRMCLQMEPDPDLCCRTCGLRIHSHCSPWVEPSSPEDDWKCGHCREWR
- the LOC131149399 gene encoding DDT domain-containing protein PTM isoform X2, whose translation is MEFAAIKVERRGRKRRRNGGQNNVSTGQQIGPETKKRAVETRSKAFIGRYVKKEFVGSGVFIGKIVSYDGGLYRVDYEDGDCEDLESSEVRQFLIADGGFDDHLMTRKKKLDELISNKDVSKTRNSEANAVDLANGLERAEVSSLSEVSCGPTHETDAAVAQVDGDADSSSDSCEYVHDHGLGSEAETPAVPPPPLPPSSGNIGVPEEYASHLFSVYSFLRSFSIRLFLSPFGLDDFVGSINCVVPNTLVDAIHVALMRALRRHLEKLSSDGSELASKCLRCVDWSLVDMLTWPVYLIHYLTIMGYVEGPEWKGFYADVLDREYYSLPVGRKLLILQILCDDVLESAELRAEIDMREESEVGIDSDAIAANPIENGPRRVHPRYSKTSACKDQEAIEIIADSHKAKSVCSSSSLGSKGFVLDRDAADVELDGNGDECRLCGMDGTLLCCDGCPSAYHSRCIGVSKMSIPEGSWFCPECTFNKIGPTITRGTSLRAAEIFGIDLYEQIFLGTCNHLLVLKASGNAESCFRYYNWNDIPKVLHLLCSSVQHTAFYSGICKAILHYWEIPDNIFSLPARSPTLLFPLCKESHKSIVEGENYASGLTEGNAENMAATFPDTSLDTLTFTNLNSLHREGHTATKQVLMGALPPELGKMEPTISTGSISHQADPSDLTHQSLADRSVIDFTTCTSGNSNGNNIEHVNGMSLPASLFSQSRGGNLEVGGRGGRNSSDDCLYMGSSFKPQAYINHYIHGDFAASAAAILAVLSSEENQASDAHALDNPRKLLSASVALQLKAFSSVAIRFFWPNSEKKIVEVPRERCGWCLSCKAPATSKKACLLNSAALNAIKGAMKILTGLRLVKNGKGSLPSIATYILYMEESLCGLIVGRFLNKSFRKQWRRHVEQASSCSTLKALLLEFEENIRTIAFSGDWVKLVDNWLVESSVVPNTACAVVFTQRRGPSSRRGRKQSAISEVTDGYRNEKLVDFKWWRGGKRSKVIFQKGILPYSMVKKAARQGGTRKISGMYYAESFEIPKRSRQAVWRAAVEMSKNASQLALQVRYLDLHVRWSDIPRPEQNLQDSKGPETEASAFRNAFICDKKIVDNMIRYGVAFGNQKHLPSRVMKNIIEVEENQDGKDKYWFLEIHIPLYLIKEYEERSVEVLLPSDGKPSNGLSVLQRRQLKASRRDIFSYLARKRDNLDMCSCASCQLNVFIR